A genomic window from Pyxidicoccus trucidator includes:
- a CDS encoding double-CXXCG motif protein, translating into MKFYEAETDASTGYTGYLDAVHRWGLPGVQPCPTCRTGGGSPSLAYPCVDLSSLPEHELKKLSNPWPVPREEISRLAELVQPFAPPWALLKPGAQFGPLTGSGSGRFGMLFMQSSWSLYLRREALEQLRAAGVRGLHGCLIQVGFRGKNAPELLELQLELHGRIHPSCLPEGRKPPCPTCGNDRLKVPSPIVLDAASLPADVDVFRMAEAWTVILVTERFVDAVAGLGLDGVKFQELETR; encoded by the coding sequence GTGAAGTTCTACGAAGCCGAAACAGATGCATCGACAGGCTACACGGGCTACCTCGACGCCGTGCATCGCTGGGGGCTACCCGGCGTGCAGCCCTGCCCGACGTGCCGCACGGGTGGAGGCTCGCCATCGCTCGCATATCCCTGCGTGGATCTGTCCAGTCTCCCCGAGCACGAGCTCAAGAAGCTCTCCAACCCCTGGCCCGTTCCACGCGAGGAAATCTCCAGGCTCGCCGAGCTGGTACAGCCGTTTGCACCCCCATGGGCATTGTTGAAGCCAGGAGCGCAGTTCGGCCCGCTGACCGGTTCAGGTTCGGGCCGGTTCGGCATGCTCTTCATGCAGAGCTCCTGGTCGCTCTATCTCCGGCGTGAAGCCCTGGAGCAGCTGCGGGCCGCCGGAGTTCGCGGTCTTCACGGTTGCCTCATCCAGGTGGGCTTTCGTGGCAAGAACGCGCCTGAGCTACTGGAACTACAGCTGGAGCTGCACGGCCGAATTCACCCGTCGTGCCTGCCTGAAGGCCGCAAGCCCCCCTGCCCCACGTGTGGCAATGACCGGCTCAAGGTTCCCAGTCCCATCGTCCTCGACGCCGCGTCGCTCCCAGCCGACGTGGACGTCTTCCGCATGGCGGAGGCCTGGACCGTCATCCTCGTCACCGAGCGCTTCGTGGACGCCGTGGCTGGGCTCGGACTGGACGGAGTGAAGTTCCAGGAGTTGGAGACCCGCTGA